A single region of the Vagococcus teuberi genome encodes:
- a CDS encoding HD family phosphohydrolase — MKTIQQVPKALGKYYTPLILFLMSLIMFGLMFGSVRQKQVTYKVGQLSSETIRANKTIENKDETKEKQRLAMESITPEYTFNPDVEAKQVESVQTIFKLVKQVNEAAEKQYNDKKSSSKPTVEDKLPMLKSNFEKFNQTDIAFFQSFPDTFYEELLELSSSDLDNLEQAAESTLKTILSKHIRNSTLQSEKQAAKELVQYKELTSQELNLLVMIFDKAIVVNEVVNDKATEAMKENAKNNVLPVMIYQGEIIVREGEQIDSKAMEKIKLLGLTNQSTSTSPLLSMILAIVLQIVLIIYILCHSDKEIRVKSVTLYTIAITVSVLFMKLLYLLQKDSLSNVSLLFPAAFGSVILYMFLDKRWGLLMGMFQAIFSIFIFYNLAGTTSLLVISLFYMFSAFVATFLVNKRIGAQLKESFFLLIIMPILFMAVLVIYQGFNIGDSRSITTLFISTGSGLFSFILSIGLYPYIELLLTDDSVIVLNELSNPNQPLLKQLLEEAPGTYHHSMMVASLSANAVAQIGGNSLLTRVASYYHDVGKIKHANFFVENLPDGAENPHNFLLPSDSKEIIFSHVTDGVKILEEANMPQFVIDVCQQHHGTTLMKYFFIKEQERNPETTEEAFRYPGPKPQSREAGVINIADSAEAAVRAMDHPTNEKIKEFVHNLIQSRLEDGQLNESGLTLDEIAIIEKSLVDGLCSTFHSRIKYPKMKSEAEKMKQEQEERRI, encoded by the coding sequence ATGAAAACAATACAACAAGTGCCTAAAGCACTTGGAAAATATTATACACCTCTAATTCTATTTTTAATGTCTTTAATCATGTTTGGTTTGATGTTTGGTAGTGTTAGACAAAAGCAAGTGACTTATAAAGTCGGGCAATTATCTAGTGAGACCATTCGTGCTAATAAAACAATTGAAAATAAGGATGAAACAAAAGAAAAACAACGGTTGGCGATGGAAAGTATCACGCCAGAATATACGTTTAATCCAGATGTTGAAGCAAAACAAGTAGAGTCTGTCCAAACGATTTTTAAATTGGTTAAGCAAGTCAATGAGGCAGCAGAAAAACAGTATAATGACAAAAAAAGTTCGTCTAAACCTACAGTAGAAGATAAATTGCCGATGCTAAAATCGAATTTTGAAAAATTTAACCAAACAGATATTGCTTTCTTTCAATCTTTTCCAGATACGTTTTATGAAGAATTACTGGAGCTATCTTCAAGTGATCTTGATAATCTAGAACAAGCAGCAGAAAGTACGTTAAAAACAATTTTATCGAAACATATTCGAAACTCAACATTACAGAGTGAAAAACAAGCAGCCAAAGAATTGGTTCAGTACAAAGAGCTAACATCTCAAGAATTGAATCTCTTGGTTATGATTTTTGATAAAGCGATTGTTGTCAATGAAGTAGTCAACGACAAAGCGACAGAAGCAATGAAAGAAAATGCCAAAAATAATGTGCTTCCTGTGATGATTTATCAAGGTGAAATCATTGTTCGAGAAGGGGAACAAATTGATTCAAAAGCAATGGAAAAAATTAAGTTGCTTGGCTTAACGAATCAATCAACCTCGACATCACCGCTTTTATCGATGATATTAGCGATTGTATTACAAATTGTATTGATTATTTATATTTTATGCCATTCAGATAAAGAGATTCGCGTTAAAAGTGTGACATTGTACACAATTGCTATTACGGTAAGTGTCCTGTTTATGAAATTACTTTATCTGTTACAAAAAGATAGCTTAAGTAACGTCTCTTTATTATTCCCCGCGGCATTTGGCTCGGTTATTTTGTATATGTTTTTAGATAAACGATGGGGACTACTGATGGGGATGTTCCAAGCAATTTTCTCAATCTTTATCTTTTATAACCTTGCCGGTACGACGTCACTTTTAGTTATCTCGCTATTTTACATGTTCTCTGCGTTTGTTGCGACATTTTTAGTAAACAAACGGATTGGGGCACAGTTGAAAGAGTCCTTCTTTTTATTAATCATTATGCCCATTTTATTTATGGCAGTATTAGTGATTTATCAAGGCTTTAATATTGGAGATAGTCGTTCTATTACAACGTTATTTATTTCAACAGGTAGTGGTCTATTTTCATTTATTTTATCTATTGGGCTATATCCGTACATCGAACTATTGTTAACAGATGATAGTGTGATTGTATTAAATGAATTAAGTAACCCAAATCAACCTTTATTGAAACAATTGTTAGAAGAAGCTCCTGGAACGTACCATCATAGTATGATGGTGGCTAGTTTAAGTGCAAACGCCGTCGCTCAAATTGGAGGAAACTCGTTATTAACACGCGTGGCAAGTTACTATCATGACGTGGGTAAAATCAAACACGCAAACTTTTTCGTGGAAAATTTACCAGATGGGGCGGAAAATCCTCACAATTTCTTGTTACCATCAGATAGTAAAGAAATTATATTTAGTCACGTGACAGATGGTGTGAAGATTCTAGAAGAAGCTAATATGCCACAATTTGTCATTGATGTGTGTCAACAACATCATGGGACAACCTTGATGAAGTATTTCTTCATTAAAGAACAAGAACGAAATCCAGAGACAACTGAAGAGGCATTTAGATATCCTGGACCAAAACCTCAATCTCGTGAAGCTGGTGTGATTAATATTGCTGATAGTGCTGAAGCAGCTGTTCGTGCGATGGATCACCCAACGAATGAAAAAATCAAAGAATTTGTCCATAACTTAATTCAATCAAGATTAGAAGATGGGCAGTTAAATGAATCAGGTTTAACATTGGATGAGATTGCTATAATTGAAAAATCCTTAGTGGACGGGTTATGTTCAACATTCCATTCACGAATTAAATACCCGAAAATGAAATCAGAAGCAGAAAAAATGAAACAAGAACAAGAAGAAAGAAGGATTTAA
- a CDS encoding diacylglycerol kinase family protein: protein MAWNDKQTEKNRRFIQSLTHALYGLKTVIKEERNMKYHLLLGLSAVILGVFCHISIAEWLWLICAIVLVLMAEMTNTAFEVLVDLVTNKTYHPLAKKVKDMAAGMVLLSAFFAIFVGMIIFLPKIISFLVGR from the coding sequence ATGGCTTGGAACGATAAACAAACTGAGAAAAATCGACGTTTTATCCAGTCTTTAACTCATGCATTATATGGATTAAAGACTGTGATAAAAGAAGAAAGAAACATGAAGTACCATTTATTGTTAGGACTCAGTGCGGTTATACTGGGTGTTTTCTGTCACATTTCAATCGCTGAATGGTTATGGTTAATTTGTGCGATTGTGTTAGTATTGATGGCTGAAATGACCAATACAGCATTTGAAGTATTAGTTGATTTAGTAACAAATAAAACATATCATCCTTTAGCGAAAAAAGTAAAAGACATGGCTGCCGGTATGGTGTTACTCAGTGCCTTTTTTGCTATATTTGTGGGGATGATCATCTTCCTACCTAAAATAATATCATTTTTAGTAGGTCGTTAA
- a CDS encoding PhoH family protein has protein sequence MTSETTLVFMLDKNIESNDIFGTHDKHIKMLEDYTHVSISSRGEVVHLSGNAEDVSMVQDILTVIQQLILRGHKINSSDVLTAIQLAKKGQLETFFSLYEHALLKDNKGNPIRVKNDGQKKYIHAIKKNDVTFGIGPAGTGKTFLAVVMAVSALKKGEVEKIILTRPAVEAGENLGFLPGDLQEKVNPYLRPVYDALYQILGMEHTTRLMDRGVIEIAPLAYMRGRTLEEAFVILDEAQNTTNAQMKMFLTRLGNRSKMIINGDKTQIDLPRGVESGLIHAEKILKGIKNITFIEFSTQDVVRHPVVADIIKAYADN, from the coding sequence TTGACGTCAGAAACAACATTAGTTTTTATGTTAGATAAAAACATTGAAAGCAACGATATATTTGGAACTCACGATAAACATATCAAAATGCTTGAAGATTATACACATGTATCAATTTCTTCTAGGGGAGAGGTTGTTCATTTATCAGGAAATGCTGAAGATGTTTCGATGGTTCAAGACATCTTAACAGTCATACAACAACTAATATTAAGAGGACATAAAATTAATAGTAGTGATGTCTTAACCGCTATCCAGTTAGCTAAAAAAGGCCAATTGGAGACATTTTTTAGTCTTTATGAACATGCTTTATTAAAAGACAATAAAGGCAATCCAATTCGTGTAAAAAATGACGGGCAAAAAAAATACATTCATGCCATTAAAAAAAATGACGTCACGTTTGGTATTGGACCGGCAGGAACGGGTAAAACGTTTTTAGCGGTTGTTATGGCCGTGAGTGCGCTAAAAAAAGGTGAGGTAGAAAAAATCATTCTCACACGTCCGGCTGTTGAAGCAGGAGAAAATTTAGGGTTTTTACCTGGTGATTTACAAGAGAAGGTTAATCCATACTTACGTCCAGTTTATGACGCATTATATCAAATACTTGGTATGGAACATACGACGCGTTTGATGGATAGAGGTGTGATTGAAATTGCACCTTTAGCTTATATGAGAGGGCGTACGTTAGAAGAAGCATTTGTTATTTTAGATGAAGCACAAAATACAACCAATGCTCAAATGAAGATGTTTTTGACCCGTTTAGGAAATCGATCAAAAATGATTATCAATGGTGATAAAACCCAAATCGATTTGCCACGCGGTGTTGAAAGTGGTTTGATTCATGCGGAAAAAATTCTAAAAGGAATCAAAAATATTACATTTATCGAATTTTCTACTCAAGATGTGGTAAGACATCCAGTAGTGGCTGATATCATTAAGGCATATGCAGACAACTAA
- a CDS encoding DNA-deoxyinosine glycosylase codes for MKKGLDPIFNQDTNILVLGSAPSEQSLKKQQYYGNNGNQFWKMLFNYYNVPFETDYNKRVNFLLDHHIGLWDVYHLFEREGSLDTSFKTVELNDFSQILTQADIKLIITNGKKAYDEVINNQLFPEIKIVPCISTSGAANGQMEKRKMQWEEALEMVDKEF; via the coding sequence ATGAAAAAAGGATTGGACCCGATTTTTAACCAAGACACTAACATACTAGTTTTAGGAAGTGCACCCAGTGAACAATCCTTAAAAAAGCAACAATATTACGGAAATAATGGCAATCAGTTTTGGAAAATGTTATTTAACTATTACAATGTGCCATTTGAAACGGACTATAACAAACGCGTGAATTTCCTTTTAGATCACCACATTGGTTTATGGGATGTTTATCATTTATTTGAGCGTGAAGGCAGTTTAGATACGTCGTTTAAAACAGTTGAGTTAAATGATTTTAGCCAAATTCTAACTCAAGCAGATATCAAATTGATTATCACAAACGGTAAAAAAGCCTATGATGAAGTCATTAACAATCAGTTATTTCCAGAAATAAAAATCGTCCCTTGTATCTCAACTAGTGGTGCTGCAAATGGACAGATGGAAAAACGGAAAATGCAGTGGGAAGAAGCGTTGGAGATGGTGGATAAAGAATTTTAG
- the era gene encoding GTPase Era has product MSEQNFKSGFVAIVGRPNVGKSTLLNRIVAQKIAIMSNKAQTTRNKIQGIYTTKEAQIVFIDTPGIHKPKNKLGDFMVETAYSALREVDAVIFMVSADMPRGRGDDFIIERLKKADAPVYLVINKIDTVHPDELLPIIDDYRQELDFKEIVPISATEGNNVEHLLETLVNDMPEGPQFFPDDQVTDHPEYFIVSELIREKVLQLTEQEVPHSVAVVTESMKRDDHDKIHIQATIIVERDSQKGIIIGKGGKMLKNIGTKSRKDIENLLGDKVFLELWVKVQKNWRDKRRDLQNYGYRETDY; this is encoded by the coding sequence ATGTCAGAACAAAATTTTAAATCAGGATTTGTCGCAATTGTCGGAAGACCAAACGTCGGGAAATCAACCTTATTAAATCGTATTGTGGCTCAAAAAATTGCGATTATGAGTAATAAAGCTCAAACAACACGAAATAAAATTCAAGGAATTTATACAACAAAAGAAGCACAAATTGTGTTTATTGATACGCCAGGAATTCATAAACCAAAAAATAAATTAGGCGACTTTATGGTTGAAACAGCCTATAGTGCGTTACGTGAAGTCGATGCCGTTATCTTTATGGTGAGTGCGGACATGCCAAGAGGTCGTGGTGATGACTTTATCATCGAACGATTGAAGAAAGCGGATGCTCCTGTATATCTAGTCATTAATAAAATTGATACCGTTCATCCAGATGAATTGTTACCGATTATTGATGATTACCGTCAAGAGCTTGATTTTAAAGAAATTGTCCCAATCTCTGCCACGGAAGGAAATAATGTGGAACATTTATTAGAAACCTTGGTAAATGATATGCCAGAAGGGCCACAGTTTTTCCCAGATGATCAAGTCACTGACCATCCGGAGTATTTTATCGTGTCCGAACTTATTCGTGAGAAAGTCTTACAATTAACGGAACAAGAAGTTCCTCATTCTGTAGCGGTCGTAACAGAAAGCATGAAACGTGATGATCATGATAAAATTCATATTCAAGCCACAATCATAGTGGAACGCGATAGCCAAAAAGGCATTATTATTGGTAAAGGTGGTAAAATGCTTAAAAATATCGGAACGAAAAGTCGTAAAGATATTGAGAACCTTTTAGGTGATAAAGTCTTCTTAGAATTGTGGGTAAAAGTACAAAAAAATTGGCGTGATAAACGTCGTGATTTACAAAATTACGGATACAGAGAAACAGATTATTAA
- the sufB gene encoding Fe-S cluster assembly protein SufB produces MSEVPQLEEYKFGFHDDVQPIYTTGEGLTEEIVRAISAKKEEPEWMLEFRLKSLEAFHKMPMQTWGPDLSDMDFDKINYYQKPSDKPARDWDDVPDKIKETFERIGIPEAERKYLAGASAQYESEVVYHNMKEEFQKLGIVFTDTDTALKEYPDLFKQYFASLVPPTDNKLAALNSAVWSGGTFIYVPKGVRVDVPLQTYFRINAENTGQFERTLIIVDEGASVHYVEGCTAPTYSSNSLHAAIVEIFTLKDAYCRYTTIQNWSDNVYNLVTKRARADQGATVEWIDGNLGAKTTMKYPSVYLEGEGARGTMLSVAFAGANQIQDTGAKMIHNAPNTSSSIVSKSIAKDGGEVNYRGQVTFSKQSEGSISHIECDTIIMDELSKSDTIPFNEIHNSHVALEHEAKVSKISEEQLYYLMSRGLSEEEATEMIVMGFVEPFTKELPMEYAVELNRLISYEMEGSVG; encoded by the coding sequence GTGAGTGAGGTACCACAATTAGAAGAGTATAAATTTGGTTTTCACGACGATGTGCAACCGATCTATACAACAGGTGAAGGATTAACAGAAGAGATTGTTCGTGCGATTTCGGCTAAAAAAGAAGAACCAGAATGGATGCTTGAGTTTCGTTTGAAATCACTGGAAGCATTCCACAAAATGCCAATGCAAACATGGGGACCAGATTTATCAGATATGGACTTTGATAAGATTAACTATTACCAAAAACCAAGTGATAAACCAGCCCGTGATTGGGATGATGTGCCAGATAAAATCAAAGAAACCTTTGAACGTATCGGGATTCCAGAAGCAGAACGAAAATACTTAGCTGGAGCAAGTGCGCAGTATGAATCAGAAGTGGTGTATCACAATATGAAAGAAGAATTCCAAAAATTGGGAATCGTCTTTACTGATACAGACACCGCGTTAAAAGAGTACCCAGATTTATTTAAACAATATTTCGCGTCTTTAGTGCCACCAACTGATAATAAATTAGCAGCATTAAACTCAGCAGTATGGTCTGGTGGAACATTTATCTATGTACCAAAAGGCGTGCGAGTAGATGTGCCCTTACAAACTTACTTCCGTATTAACGCTGAAAATACTGGACAGTTTGAGCGTACGTTGATTATTGTTGATGAAGGCGCAAGCGTGCATTACGTTGAAGGATGTACTGCACCAACCTATTCAAGCAATAGTTTGCATGCGGCGATTGTGGAGATCTTTACCTTAAAAGATGCGTATTGCCGTTACACAACCATCCAAAACTGGTCTGATAACGTGTATAACTTAGTAACAAAACGTGCTCGTGCAGATCAAGGGGCAACAGTGGAATGGATTGATGGAAACTTAGGAGCTAAAACAACTATGAAATACCCAAGTGTTTATCTTGAAGGAGAAGGCGCTCGTGGAACCATGTTATCTGTTGCGTTTGCTGGAGCGAATCAAATTCAAGATACTGGGGCAAAAATGATTCACAACGCACCAAATACATCAAGCTCAATTGTTTCTAAATCAATCGCTAAAGATGGTGGTGAAGTGAACTACCGTGGACAAGTCACTTTCTCAAAACAAAGTGAAGGATCAATCTCACATATTGAGTGTGACACGATTATTATGGATGAATTATCGAAGAGTGATACGATTCCATTTAACGAAATCCACAATAGTCATGTGGCGTTGGAACATGAAGCCAAAGTATCAAAAATCTCTGAAGAACAACTTTACTACTTGATGAGCCGTGGTTTGTCAGAAGAAGAAGCGACAGAGATGATTGTCATGGGATTTGTGGAACCATTTACGAAAGAATTGCCAATGGAATATGCCGTTGAATTAAATAGACTGATTTCATATGAGATGGAAGGGTCTGTGGGATAA
- the ybeY gene encoding rRNA maturation RNase YbeY gives MDLVLLDKTNTLTDEQLNLVSTIIDFAAKQEVINLPENTEMSVTFVDDEEIHQINKEHRQKDRPTDVISFALEEDDLSGFEFDLEELGLPRNIGDLFISVDRTKEQAEEYDHSFDRELGFLTIHGFLHLNGYDHMTPEDEKEMFDLQRKILDAYGLER, from the coding sequence ATGGATTTGGTACTCCTCGATAAAACGAACACACTTACAGACGAACAATTAAACTTGGTTTCAACGATTATAGATTTTGCAGCGAAACAAGAAGTCATTAATCTACCAGAAAATACGGAAATGTCAGTGACGTTTGTTGATGATGAAGAAATTCATCAAATCAACAAAGAGCATCGTCAAAAAGATCGTCCGACTGATGTAATCAGTTTTGCATTAGAAGAAGATGATTTATCAGGTTTTGAATTTGATTTAGAAGAACTTGGTTTACCAAGAAATATTGGGGACTTATTCATTTCTGTTGATCGAACGAAAGAACAAGCAGAAGAATATGACCATTCATTTGATAGAGAACTTGGTTTTTTAACGATTCATGGATTTTTGCATCTTAATGGATATGACCATATGACACCAGAAGATGAGAAAGAGATGTTTGATCTACAGAGAAAGATTTTAGATGCGTATGGCTTGGAACGATAA
- a CDS encoding helix-turn-helix domain-containing protein, with amino-acid sequence MTQQPNYYCIIPAKVRYAKTISPNAKLLYGEITALCNQEGYCWASNDYFATLYGVSKTSVSKWVNQLKEQGFITVELRYKKDSKEIAQRRIRIVEEPIKEKESTSPTKVDGRMKEKFKENTITNTKNNNTKNKKSACRYTESQLQLAKRFQSNLAKDFPKEMSRVNVSRWANDLKRIHEEENIEMSEIEEMITWLATHDFWSRHVRNPNVLQEKFERLLVEKKAQQSKKLKQKTESLPEWVNKRISEHRVSPEEERELQQKIQAFNQMNV; translated from the coding sequence ATGACACAACAACCGAATTATTATTGTATTATTCCAGCAAAAGTGAGATACGCTAAAACGATCAGTCCGAATGCCAAATTATTGTACGGAGAAATTACAGCACTTTGCAACCAAGAAGGCTATTGTTGGGCAAGCAATGATTATTTTGCGACACTTTATGGCGTGAGTAAGACTTCCGTTTCAAAATGGGTCAATCAACTGAAAGAACAGGGATTTATCACAGTGGAGTTGCGGTACAAAAAAGATAGCAAAGAAATCGCTCAGAGGCGTATAAGAATAGTTGAAGAGCCTATTAAAGAAAAAGAGTCAACCTCCCCAACAAAAGTTGATGGCCGTATGAAAGAAAAGTTTAAAGAGAATACTATAACTAATACTAAAAATAATAATACAAAGAATAAAAAGAGTGCGTGTCGATATACGGAAAGCCAGTTGCAATTAGCCAAAAGATTTCAAAGTAATCTAGCAAAAGATTTTCCAAAAGAGATGAGCCGTGTAAATGTGTCACGTTGGGCCAATGATTTAAAACGGATTCATGAGGAGGAAAACATCGAGATGAGTGAGATTGAAGAGATGATTACGTGGTTAGCGACACATGATTTTTGGTCGCGACATGTCAGAAATCCAAACGTTTTACAAGAGAAATTTGAAAGACTTCTTGTAGAAAAGAAAGCACAACAATCAAAAAAATTAAAACAAAAGACGGAATCATTACCTGAATGGGTTAATAAAAGAATAAGTGAACATAGGGTTAGTCCAGAAGAAGAGCGGGAGTTACAACAAAAAATACAAGCCTTTAACCAAATGAACGTATAA
- the sufU gene encoding Fe-S cluster assembly sulfur transfer protein SufU has product MALSRLDNLYRQVILDHTNHPHNKGVLDEATSQIELNNPTCGDVIQLQLAMKDGVIDEIAFDGHGCSISMASASMMTDAVKGKTEKEAIEIIADFLELVQGENIGEKKKVLKDAQMLGGVAKFPARIKCATLAWKALERGIIEENQTVVTEELHSEE; this is encoded by the coding sequence ATGGCTTTATCTAGATTAGACAATCTTTATCGACAAGTTATTTTAGATCATACCAATCACCCACACAACAAAGGGGTATTGGATGAAGCGACTAGCCAAATTGAATTGAATAACCCAACGTGTGGGGATGTGATTCAATTACAACTTGCGATGAAAGATGGGGTAATTGATGAGATTGCCTTTGACGGTCATGGCTGTTCAATCAGTATGGCAAGTGCCAGTATGATGACTGACGCGGTAAAAGGAAAAACCGAAAAAGAAGCCATTGAAATCATTGCCGACTTTTTAGAGTTGGTGCAAGGTGAGAACATTGGTGAGAAGAAAAAAGTCTTGAAAGATGCTCAAATGCTAGGGGGCGTGGCAAAATTTCCTGCGAGGATAAAATGTGCAACGTTAGCGTGGAAAGCATTAGAGCGTGGGATTATTGAAGAAAATCAAACGGTTGTAACCGAAGAATTACATAGTGAAGAATAA
- a CDS encoding class I adenylate-forming enzyme family protein produces the protein MKNILDYQPLNLYTNYKEAAEKTPMIPIIFDETLPAFASLGLETTYKDSHDKILKRAYQLAHLGVKKGDKIILYKSPKFDTYLLAVAASFLGAIPVMVSYHLSPETIGVFVERLENPFILFDDMTEDNVRAVQNSSHDKKISLETLLNASAQPVSQEELGKDDIAYMTHTSGTTGIPKLICHSYHSMGWRTKWQREIFTHISKKELVAFHISPVHSRFNIGVSSLMSMGFPMMPLANATPQRVEDMLTTHQPIALETHPNNFVQWARLAKEKPQVFTSIKFYHSTFDAINNATMLAFLNASKENDPIFLQVYGQSECGPMILRSHTIDSLKDSDARDMGVGLEGLTKARITDENGTLLPVMTDGHIQFLSKGRALTYYKEDARFEENVYGKWWDSGDYGMMDERGHLYLKDRQVDLIENIDSTLALEDYLLDALDFLEEVVIVRGKDNSPQPVLAVVPGKEMDWDAWWMQVADLPHLNEPIIKTFDEIPHTATMKVQRLQLERWLKEG, from the coding sequence TTGAAAAATATACTTGACTACCAACCATTAAATCTTTATACCAACTACAAAGAGGCGGCCGAAAAAACACCGATGATTCCGATTATTTTCGATGAAACACTACCAGCTTTTGCCTCACTTGGCTTAGAAACAACGTATAAAGACAGCCATGACAAAATATTAAAAAGAGCCTATCAGTTAGCCCATTTAGGTGTTAAAAAAGGCGATAAAATCATCCTATATAAAAGTCCTAAATTTGATACGTATTTACTTGCTGTCGCAGCATCTTTCCTTGGTGCGATACCTGTCATGGTGTCTTATCATTTATCACCTGAAACCATTGGCGTGTTTGTTGAGCGTTTAGAAAATCCATTTATTTTATTTGATGATATGACTGAAGATAATGTAAGAGCCGTGCAAAATAGTTCACATGATAAAAAAATTTCATTAGAGACATTATTAAACGCCTCAGCACAGCCTGTATCGCAAGAAGAGTTGGGCAAAGATGACATAGCATACATGACTCACACGTCTGGCACAACAGGTATCCCAAAACTAATTTGTCATTCTTATCACTCAATGGGATGGCGAACTAAATGGCAACGAGAAATATTTACTCATATTTCTAAAAAAGAATTGGTCGCGTTTCACATCTCTCCTGTTCATTCTCGTTTTAATATTGGGGTTTCTTCATTGATGAGTATGGGATTTCCTATGATGCCGCTAGCAAATGCGACACCTCAACGAGTGGAAGACATGCTAACAACACACCAACCTATTGCTTTAGAGACACATCCAAATAATTTCGTCCAATGGGCAAGATTGGCAAAAGAAAAACCTCAAGTGTTTACTAGCATTAAATTTTATCATTCGACATTTGATGCAATAAACAATGCTACTATGTTAGCCTTTTTAAACGCGTCAAAAGAAAATGACCCTATCTTTTTACAAGTTTACGGTCAAAGTGAATGCGGTCCAATGATTTTACGTTCACACACCATTGATTCACTAAAAGACTCTGATGCTCGTGATATGGGCGTTGGACTTGAAGGTTTAACAAAAGCCAGAATCACCGATGAAAATGGCACACTGCTACCTGTCATGACAGATGGACACATTCAGTTTTTATCAAAAGGCCGTGCATTAACTTATTATAAAGAAGATGCTCGTTTTGAAGAAAATGTTTATGGTAAATGGTGGGATAGTGGCGATTATGGCATGATGGACGAGCGTGGTCACTTATACTTAAAAGATCGCCAAGTCGATTTGATTGAAAACATTGATAGCACGCTTGCACTGGAAGATTATTTATTAGATGCCTTGGATTTCTTGGAAGAAGTCGTGATTGTGCGTGGAAAAGATAACTCTCCTCAACCTGTTTTAGCTGTTGTTCCTGGAAAAGAAATGGATTGGGACGCGTGGTGGATGCAAGTAGCCGACCTCCCTCATTTAAATGAGCCCATTATCAAAACATTTGACGAAATACCTCATACCGCCACAATGAAAGTTCAACGATTACAGTTGGAGAGATGGCTGAAGGAAGGATAG